In Clostridium sp. DL-VIII, the following proteins share a genomic window:
- a CDS encoding type II secretion system F family protein, translated as MGKFKYRVMNSDGEKVEGTYEANSKNEVIDFISGNGYYPLMVEEITESASIKIKFNKKVKIKDISIFCRQFYTMLNAGVPILACLEILSDQVENQKLKETIKAVNEDVEKGEVLSDSMRKHLDVFPELLISLVASGEASGNLDAIMFRMSTHYEKENKINNKVKSAMIYPIILSFVAVIAVIFILTYVMPTFTQIFEDTGTSLPWSTKLLLGASSGIKNNLIFIIIFVILLTFGLNIFLKSDNGILFTSNLKLKLPLLKKLNQMIIVSRFTRTLSTLIASGLPLIDSIEIVSNVVGNKVAEAALLKIKDNVMRGESLYSSMKESEVFPSMLYSMVKIGEETGSLDDILNKTADFYDEELESIIQSSVAMIEPILIIVMGIVLGFMIISIMLPMFDSYTKIQ; from the coding sequence TTGGGAAAATTTAAATATAGAGTTATGAACTCAGATGGGGAAAAAGTAGAAGGAACTTATGAGGCAAATTCTAAAAATGAGGTTATAGACTTTATTTCAGGTAATGGATATTATCCTTTAATGGTTGAGGAAATAACAGAAAGTGCTAGTATAAAAATAAAGTTTAATAAGAAAGTGAAAATTAAAGATATATCAATATTTTGTAGGCAATTTTACACTATGCTAAATGCAGGAGTACCAATTTTGGCATGTTTAGAGATATTATCGGATCAAGTAGAAAATCAAAAATTAAAGGAAACAATAAAAGCGGTAAATGAAGACGTTGAAAAAGGTGAAGTATTATCAGATTCCATGAGAAAACATCTAGATGTATTTCCAGAATTATTAATTTCTTTAGTAGCATCAGGAGAAGCAAGTGGTAACTTAGATGCAATAATGTTTAGAATGTCAACTCATTATGAAAAAGAAAATAAAATTAATAATAAAGTAAAAAGTGCAATGATTTATCCAATAATATTAAGTTTCGTAGCAGTTATAGCAGTTATATTTATATTAACTTATGTAATGCCAACATTTACTCAAATATTTGAAGATACTGGTACAAGCTTGCCTTGGAGTACTAAACTTTTACTTGGAGCAAGTAGTGGCATAAAAAACAACCTTATCTTTATCATAATATTTGTAATATTACTTACATTCGGACTTAATATATTTTTGAAGAGTGATAATGGAATATTGTTTACAAGCAATTTAAAATTAAAATTGCCTTTGTTAAAAAAGCTTAATCAAATGATTATAGTATCAAGATTTACTAGAACATTGTCTACGTTGATAGCAAGTGGATTACCACTTATAGATTCAATAGAAATTGTTTCAAATGTCGTAGGAAATAAAGTTGCTGAAGCTGCACTACTTAAGATAAAAGATAATGTAATGAGAGGGGAAAGCTTATATTCATCAATGAAAGAAAGTGAAGTTTTTCCGTCAATGTTATATTCAATGGTAAAAATAGGAGAAGAGACAGGTTCACTAGATGATATATTAAATAAAACAGCAGATTTTTATGATGAAGAATTAGAATCAATTATTCAATCTTCAGTAGCAATGATTGAACCAATTTTAATAATTGTCATGGGGATTGTACTTGGATTTATGATTATATCAATAATGTTACCAATGTTTGATAGTTACACTAAAATTCAATAA
- a CDS encoding GspE/PulE family protein: protein MATEKRRLGNILVNAGKITGYQLQEALKSQKALGKKLGEILVESKIITEEDIIEAIEQQTGIKKVDLNLINFDRKAITLIPQNLCDKYILIPFGFDNNRIKIALADPLNIFAIDDVAISTGFEIESFISKKDDIKKFIGIYYSSQQVNNAAMQLSKESTKTSKSIKAVDEMNEVNSAPVVKMVDYLFKNSIEMKTSDIHIEPFEHEIRIRYRIDGKLQTVNTLGIESLGPLVTRIKILAGLNIAEKRIPQDGRIMVNVDGMEIDLRVSILPVVNGEKIVIRILNTGGSVLDKKQLGMSDDNINKLNRIVSNPHGIILVTGPTGSGKSTTLYSILNELNSSSVNIITVEDPVEYTMNGINQVSVNEKAGLTFASGLRSILRQDPDIIMIGEIRDEETAEIATRAAITGHLVLSTLHTNDAPSSIARLVDMGVKPYLVSTSVVGVMAQRLVRKICNNCKKEYEASEYEKEILGQDVNEPLILYKGKGCGYCNQTGYLGRIGIYEIMEMTRKHREAINSGANSDIIRDISIENGMKTLESECKDLVLQGMTTIEELSTIATLSIDI, encoded by the coding sequence ATGGCAACTGAAAAAAGAAGATTGGGAAATATTCTGGTAAATGCAGGCAAAATTACAGGATATCAACTACAAGAAGCGTTAAAATCTCAGAAAGCCTTAGGTAAGAAGCTTGGAGAAATATTAGTAGAAAGTAAGATAATCACAGAAGAAGACATAATAGAGGCAATAGAGCAGCAAACAGGAATTAAAAAAGTAGATTTAAATTTGATAAATTTTGATAGAAAAGCAATAACGTTAATACCACAAAATTTATGCGACAAATATATCTTAATTCCTTTTGGTTTTGATAATAATAGAATTAAAATTGCTCTCGCAGATCCATTAAACATTTTCGCAATTGATGATGTTGCAATATCTACAGGGTTTGAAATAGAATCCTTTATCTCTAAAAAAGACGATATTAAAAAATTTATAGGTATATACTATAGCAGTCAACAAGTTAATAATGCAGCCATGCAACTTTCTAAAGAAAGCACTAAAACAAGCAAAAGCATTAAAGCAGTAGATGAAATGAATGAAGTTAATAGTGCACCAGTTGTAAAGATGGTTGATTACCTTTTTAAGAATTCAATAGAGATGAAAACATCTGATATTCATATAGAACCATTTGAGCATGAAATAAGAATAAGATATAGAATAGACGGAAAGCTCCAAACGGTAAATACTCTAGGAATAGAAAGTTTGGGACCGCTAGTTACAAGAATAAAGATACTTGCAGGACTTAATATAGCAGAAAAAAGAATACCACAAGACGGAAGAATAATGGTTAATGTTGATGGTATGGAAATAGACCTTAGAGTTTCTATACTTCCAGTAGTTAATGGTGAAAAGATTGTTATAAGAATTCTAAATACAGGAGGATCTGTATTAGATAAAAAACAACTGGGAATGAGTGATGATAATATAAATAAATTGAATAGAATAGTATCAAATCCTCATGGAATAATTTTGGTTACAGGACCAACAGGAAGTGGAAAATCTACAACTCTATATTCTATATTAAATGAATTGAACTCTAGCAGTGTAAATATAATCACAGTAGAAGATCCGGTTGAATATACAATGAATGGAATAAATCAAGTAAGTGTTAATGAAAAAGCAGGATTAACATTTGCAAGTGGACTTAGAAGTATACTAAGACAAGACCCAGATATAATCATGATAGGAGAAATTAGAGATGAAGAAACCGCAGAAATAGCAACCAGAGCAGCAATTACAGGTCATTTAGTTTTAAGCACTCTTCATACTAATGATGCACCGTCATCCATAGCAAGACTTGTAGATATGGGAGTTAAACCATATTTAGTTTCTACTTCTGTTGTTGGGGTAATGGCTCAAAGATTAGTTAGAAAAATATGCAATAACTGCAAAAAAGAATACGAAGCTAGTGAATATGAAAAAGAAATTTTAGGACAAGATGTAAATGAGCCGTTAATTTTGTATAAGGGCAAAGGCTGTGGCTATTGCAATCAAACTGGATATTTAGGGAGAATTGGAATTTATGAAATTATGGAAATGACAAGAAAACATAGAGAAGCCATAAATTCGGGTGCAAATTCAGATATCATAAGAGATATTTCAATAGAAAATGGAATGAAAACTTTGGAAAGCGAATGTAAAGATCTGGTATTGCAAGGAATGACAACTATTGAAGAACTTTCAACAATAGCAACTTTATCAATTGACATTTGA
- a CDS encoding VWA domain-containing protein, which produces MEKIRNKKNYLKKLSILICFILLITLINIGSKNVNATDDIVASEPTFKIEMNPVMPNPAMVGEDVTVSGKIIPQPFENDIPKKEIVLVLDVSGSMDERALCTNPRVRHKVEQGEWEWSWSKFKFVWVDTSYYIDDYCEEHNKAGEHQVTSGNTKIEQLKIAADNFIDKMKSVQNLEIAIVAYSSNATIKTYNSTNSFLSSNQDKDLKAIIDGLKADGGTNTGEGLRKAEYLLEKNSDENANKDIIFMSDGLPTFYSVKNNNYYTNIDNSDPKYAGKGSDYDEDAKEYATQIGNKIRDTKKPNVFSIGYGLGNESSTGNTTMQEIHESMGGATDNGTFYATDVGAIDGVFSKIADNILESYTITNVKINLNFDSNFTLNVGGNVVNINNIKYTLTSQANGKVRYEASEIPFEFTIKGNIPNIYDNMFENSKLSVPWNGSIKNTDIPKTSITIKSSGLPDIEAEKKSLESEPYQVGKDINVTYTITPKSFDFQGSDDDSKPKDVVILLDVSNSMNRDGLFASIKQAISDKIFHDNELQTCKSRYSVITYSDDAVYNKLDENDADIKEKCNSESNYSDLMRQKVLDKINVSDSSSRNVSKALKLAQDILDNGRNEPATSQIDINRGTGSKNIIIIGGGSITDEGSSSLITEINNIKNKNYNIITLNVGQVISEDEEPNNNLKNLHYSLINKQESNSENLLEKENNNYYINVNYGKFDISDPHKLFEDSNNINSNNTIEDPIMPQIASKLKSGMKQSYTFNAKLKFNKGEKFDIVSGLNTCSDGNYNVETNEFSVVYTLKNGTYSAEPFDISFKIKPNETGTLEFGNPGFISYTNLENELTGNNINPFSITVGSELKILNYGLYEGVKNNIPNIDNRGSFNIVRGSSLRIGATLLGSISSQDDANLEIPQGVEINGEIEVFKYDSIGTFAKIGTMTQSDIKNSKVIYKYTSNGANVSTNEKILILYNEKLPTDSTENQYINTLLVPGDSRNITMNIPDKSPDLF; this is translated from the coding sequence TTGGAGAAAATAAGAAATAAAAAAAATTATTTAAAAAAATTAAGCATACTAATATGTTTTATATTATTAATTACATTAATAAATATTGGTTCAAAAAACGTAAATGCAACTGATGATATAGTAGCAAGTGAACCAACATTTAAAATAGAAATGAATCCTGTTATGCCGAATCCTGCTATGGTTGGCGAAGATGTTACCGTTAGTGGAAAAATAATACCACAACCTTTTGAAAATGATATTCCTAAAAAGGAAATCGTTTTGGTTTTAGATGTATCTGGAAGTATGGATGAAAGAGCACTATGTACAAATCCAAGAGTAAGGCATAAAGTAGAGCAAGGGGAGTGGGAGTGGAGTTGGTCAAAGTTTAAATTTGTATGGGTAGACACTAGTTATTATATAGATGATTATTGTGAAGAACATAATAAAGCTGGTGAGCATCAGGTTACTAGTGGAAATACTAAAATAGAACAATTAAAAATTGCTGCTGATAATTTTATTGATAAAATGAAAAGTGTGCAGAATTTAGAAATAGCAATAGTAGCATATTCAAGTAATGCTACTATAAAGACATATAATTCGACTAATAGCTTCTTAAGTTCAAATCAAGATAAAGATTTAAAGGCAATTATTGATGGATTAAAGGCAGATGGTGGCACCAATACAGGAGAGGGGTTAAGAAAAGCTGAATATTTGTTAGAAAAGAATAGTGATGAAAATGCGAATAAGGATATTATTTTTATGTCAGACGGGCTCCCTACTTTTTATTCTGTAAAAAATAATAATTATTATACCAATATTGATAATAGCGATCCTAAATATGCTGGAAAAGGTAGTGATTATGATGAGGATGCAAAAGAATATGCAACTCAAATAGGCAATAAAATTAGAGATACCAAAAAACCTAATGTATTTTCAATAGGATATGGTTTGGGTAATGAAAGTAGCACTGGAAATACTACGATGCAAGAAATTCATGAATCGATGGGTGGAGCTACAGATAATGGAACGTTTTATGCCACAGATGTAGGAGCAATAGATGGAGTTTTTAGTAAAATAGCTGATAATATATTAGAGAGTTATACTATTACTAATGTAAAAATAAATTTAAACTTTGATTCTAATTTTACTTTAAATGTTGGAGGAAACGTAGTAAATATAAACAATATAAAATATACTCTTACATCTCAAGCTAATGGAAAAGTTAGATATGAAGCATCAGAGATACCGTTTGAATTTACAATTAAAGGTAATATTCCGAATATTTATGATAATATGTTTGAAAATTCTAAATTATCTGTTCCATGGAATGGAAGCATTAAAAATACGGATATACCTAAAACAAGTATAACCATAAAGAGTAGTGGATTGCCAGATATAGAAGCGGAGAAAAAAAGTCTAGAATCTGAACCTTATCAAGTAGGAAAAGACATTAATGTAACTTACACAATTACTCCCAAAAGTTTTGATTTTCAAGGTAGCGATGATGATTCAAAACCTAAAGATGTAGTTATTTTATTAGATGTATCTAATTCTATGAATAGGGATGGATTGTTTGCAAGTATTAAACAAGCTATAAGTGATAAAATATTTCATGATAATGAACTTCAAACGTGTAAGAGTCGGTACTCAGTAATAACTTATAGTGATGATGCAGTGTATAATAAATTAGATGAAAATGATGCGGATATAAAAGAAAAGTGTAATAGTGAATCAAATTATTCAGACCTAATGAGGCAAAAAGTTCTTGATAAAATAAATGTATCTGATTCCAGTAGTCGAAATGTATCAAAGGCGTTAAAGTTAGCACAAGATATTTTAGATAATGGAAGAAATGAACCTGCTACTAGTCAGATTGATATAAACCGTGGTACTGGAAGTAAAAATATAATAATTATAGGTGGGGGAAGTATAACAGATGAAGGTAGTAGTTCGTTAATAACTGAGATAAATAATATTAAGAATAAAAATTATAATATAATTACTTTAAATGTTGGACAAGTTATTAGCGAAGATGAGGAACCTAATAATAATTTAAAAAATCTTCATTACAGTTTAATAAATAAACAAGAAAGTAATTCGGAAAACTTATTAGAAAAAGAAAATAATAATTATTACATTAATGTAAACTATGGAAAATTTGATATAAGTGATCCGCATAAACTTTTTGAGGATTCTAATAATATAAATTCTAATAATACTATAGAAGACCCCATAATGCCCCAAATAGCAAGTAAATTAAAAAGTGGAATGAAGCAATCATATACATTCAATGCAAAACTTAAATTTAACAAGGGAGAAAAATTTGACATTGTTTCAGGACTTAACACATGTTCTGATGGAAATTATAATGTTGAAACAAATGAATTTAGTGTGGTATACACATTGAAAAATGGAACTTATAGCGCTGAACCATTTGATATATCATTCAAAATAAAACCAAATGAAACTGGAACATTAGAGTTTGGAAATCCAGGATTTATTTCGTATACTAATTTAGAAAATGAATTAACTGGAAATAATATCAATCCTTTTAGTATTACAGTAGGCTCAGAGTTGAAAATTTTAAATTATGGATTATATGAAGGTGTGAAAAACAACATACCCAATATAGATAATCGAGGAAGTTTCAATATTGTTAGAGGTTCATCTTTGAGAATAGGGGCAACTCTCTTGGGATCTATAAGTAGTCAGGATGATGCAAATTTAGAAATACCTCAAGGTGTAGAGATAAACGGAGAAATTGAAGTTTTTAAATATGATAGTATTGGAACTTTTGCAAAAATTGGAACAATGACTCAATCCGATATTAAAAACAGCAAAGTAATATATAAATATACCAGTAATGGTGCTAATGTGAGTACTAACGAAAAAATATTAATACTATATAATGAGAAATTGCCAACAGATTCTACAGAAAATCAATATATAAATACTTTATTGGTACCAGGAGATAGTAGGAATATTACAATGAATATACCTGATAAATCTCCAGATTTATTTTAG
- a CDS encoding A24 family peptidase → MEVVFIAVLGLVIGSFLNVCIYRIPMEQSIAFPPSHCTNCNHKLMSLDLIPVISYLFLGGKCRYCKEKISVRYPLIEILNAVLYLLIYFKFGLTLITLKYCILASILIVIGMIDYDTQFVYTSTTLFGGIMACVFIIIQAVVYKNGILDLILGGAIGFVIIGLIVFLTKGMGEGDIEIAAICGLFLGVKGILIGLFLAIIIGGGIGIVILLLKLKKAKEKIAFGPFIAVGSLISMLWGVEILKSYWSFFE, encoded by the coding sequence TTGGAAGTTGTCTTCATAGCTGTTTTAGGATTGGTTATAGGAAGTTTTTTGAATGTATGTATTTATAGAATCCCGATGGAACAATCAATTGCGTTTCCACCGTCACATTGTACAAACTGTAATCACAAATTAATGTCTTTAGATTTGATTCCGGTAATCAGCTATCTTTTTCTTGGAGGAAAGTGTAGATATTGCAAGGAGAAAATATCAGTAAGATATCCTCTTATAGAAATTCTTAATGCAGTATTATATTTACTAATATATTTTAAATTTGGATTAACCTTAATTACATTAAAGTATTGCATATTAGCATCAATTTTAATTGTAATTGGAATGATAGATTATGATACTCAATTTGTTTATACAAGTACAACACTTTTTGGTGGCATTATGGCATGTGTATTTATAATAATTCAAGCTGTTGTTTATAAAAATGGAATTCTTGACTTGATTTTAGGTGGAGCAATAGGATTCGTCATCATAGGTTTAATAGTATTTTTAACTAAAGGAATGGGTGAAGGTGATATTGAAATAGCAGCTATTTGTGGATTATTCCTAGGAGTTAAAGGGATTTTAATTGGATTATTTTTAGCAATAATAATAGGTGGGGGCATAGGAATAGTTATATTATTACTAAAATTAAAAAAAGCAAAGGAAAAGATAGCGTTTGGGCCATTTATAGCAGTTGGAAGTTTGATTTCTATGCTGTGGGGCGTTGAAATATTAAAAAGTTATTGGAGTTTTTTTGAGTAA
- a CDS encoding prepilin-type N-terminal cleavage/methylation domain-containing protein, with translation MIKKKKNGFTLMEMIIVLAIIIIVLVITTSIFITGNKVFSESDAKSTLQIEAKDIQEELTKVGIQSVNITDIEIDGIDGNDEGQYVDKEYSELDSSKINGIEMQGYDRDSVYSNDGTVSNEKYYNIIYEDGELKIVYDNGEYKILSKHVNSFRIVPQDINKSFAESSSIQFNINLHEEKAFSKVNYPISVKITFRNKNK, from the coding sequence ATGATTAAAAAGAAAAAAAACGGATTTACTTTAATGGAAATGATAATTGTACTAGCAATAATAATAATTGTTTTAGTTATTACAACGTCTATATTTATTACTGGGAATAAGGTTTTTTCTGAATCAGATGCAAAATCCACTTTGCAAATAGAAGCTAAAGATATTCAAGAAGAGCTGACTAAAGTTGGTATACAAAGTGTAAATATCACTGACATAGAGATAGATGGTATTGATGGAAATGATGAAGGACAATATGTGGATAAAGAATATTCAGAGCTAGATTCTAGTAAAATAAATGGAATTGAAATGCAAGGTTATGATAGGGATAGTGTATATTCAAATGATGGTACAGTGAGCAATGAAAAATATTATAATATCATATATGAAGATGGAGAACTAAAAATTGTATATGATAATGGAGAGTATAAAATACTTTCAAAACATGTTAACAGCTTTAGGATAGTACCTCAAGACATTAATAAGAGTTTTGCAGAGTCATCTTCAATTCAATTTAATATTAATTTACATGAAGAAAAAGCATTTAGTAAGGTTAATTATCCTATTAGCGTTAAGATTACTTTTAGGAATAAAAATAAATAA
- a CDS encoding prepilin-type N-terminal cleavage/methylation domain-containing protein — protein MNSLLNKRKNELQTNKKKGFTLVELIIVIAIIAILVALAIPKFGAVIENSNEKADQATAKNIATIVAQEIANGTALTPGPVTTDDDDVIGSKLDGTKTPKAKKAGEATTFTYAVDATTGNITVSYTNGKEVYPDYAAGSK, from the coding sequence ATGAATTCATTACTAAACAAAAGGAAAAATGAATTACAAACAAATAAAAAGAAAGGATTTACGTTAGTAGAACTTATTATAGTTATTGCGATTATTGCAATATTAGTAGCATTAGCTATTCCTAAGTTTGGAGCTGTTATAGAAAATTCTAATGAAAAAGCAGATCAAGCAACAGCTAAGAATATTGCTACAATAGTAGCACAAGAAATAGCTAATGGAACAGCGCTTACTCCAGGACCAGTTACAACTGATGATGATGATGTGATAGGATCTAAACTAGATGGAACTAAAACACCAAAAGCTAAAAAGGCTGGAGAGGCAACAACTTTTACTTATGCAGTTGATGCTACTACAGGTAATATTACTGTAAGTTATACAAATGGGAAGGAAGTATATCCAGACTACGCAGCTGGCTCTAAGTAA
- a CDS encoding PilN domain-containing protein has translation MKDLNFFEPYQGKKKEKTNAKIYIYGAMGIVGVLIVITLTINTVSIIMLNRSIEDYNKKLSNSQTQQELKEAEDINKQITTLKQYDSALTDVAVSVKERDNVSDTLLNDISSTVPSEVSFKNLDIENNTVSIKGVSTNRTAVAELKHNLSELSNMQDVYVNSIDNSSAVEGEYSFDIKCVLKDVE, from the coding sequence ATGAAAGATTTAAATTTTTTTGAACCTTACCAAGGAAAGAAGAAAGAAAAAACTAATGCGAAAATTTATATTTATGGAGCTATGGGAATAGTAGGAGTATTAATAGTTATAACATTAACTATTAATACTGTTAGTATAATAATGTTAAATAGGAGTATAGAAGATTATAATAAAAAATTATCGAATTCACAAACACAACAGGAACTAAAAGAAGCCGAAGATATAAATAAGCAAATAACTACATTAAAACAATATGATAGCGCTTTGACTGATGTTGCAGTATCTGTTAAGGAAAGAGATAATGTCTCTGATACATTATTAAATGATATAAGCTCAACAGTACCAAGCGAAGTTTCATTTAAGAATTTAGATATAGAAAATAATACAGTATCTATAAAAGGCGTATCAACGAATAGAACCGCAGTTGCAGAATTAAAACATAATTTAAGTGAGTTATCAAATATGCAAGATGTTTATGTAAACTCAATAGATAATTCAAGTGCAGTAGAAGGAGAATACTCCTTTGATATAAAATGCGTGTTAAAGGATGTTGAGTAA
- a CDS encoding PilT/PilU family type 4a pilus ATPase, with product MSRIDTLINDMDISNVSDIHITSGLRPMVRIDGNLVNVFERSIPHEAVEECIKELIPESYNYFLENGEIDFKYNRKGIGNFRVNAYKCREGYSICLRVIKETIPKLKDLTMAPALKKFTELSDGLVLVTGPTGSGKSTTLAAMVNEINMSKEKHIITLEEPIEYIYENNRSMVNQREIGQDTKSYADGLRAALRQDPDVILVGEMRDPETIEIALRAAQTGHLVFSTLHNMGAANSIYRIINSFEAGHQNEVKIQLSSLLKGVVSQILLPNASGVGRVAAMEIMVCTPSIRNLIREGNYEQINSFIQMGSKFGMQTIEMDLRRLVNDNFISRQEYEKWVQNDR from the coding sequence ATGTCAAGGATAGACACGCTAATTAATGATATGGATATAAGTAATGTATCAGATATACATATTACATCAGGATTACGACCGATGGTAAGGATAGATGGAAATTTAGTGAATGTTTTTGAAAGAAGTATTCCCCATGAGGCTGTGGAGGAATGCATTAAAGAGTTAATACCAGAAAGTTATAATTATTTCTTAGAAAATGGTGAAATAGACTTTAAGTATAATAGAAAAGGTATTGGTAATTTCAGAGTAAATGCTTATAAGTGCAGGGAAGGATATTCTATATGTCTTAGAGTAATTAAAGAGACTATACCTAAACTAAAAGATTTAACAATGGCTCCTGCTCTTAAAAAATTCACGGAATTAAGTGATGGACTAGTGTTAGTTACTGGACCAACAGGATCAGGGAAAAGTACTACTCTTGCAGCAATGGTTAATGAAATAAATATGAGTAAAGAAAAACATATAATAACTTTAGAAGAACCAATTGAATATATATATGAGAACAATAGATCTATGGTAAACCAAAGAGAAATTGGGCAGGACACTAAGAGTTATGCAGATGGATTAAGAGCAGCACTTAGACAAGACCCAGATGTTATATTAGTTGGAGAAATGAGAGATCCAGAAACAATAGAAATAGCTTTAAGGGCAGCCCAAACTGGACATTTAGTTTTTTCGACTTTACATAACATGGGGGCAGCTAACAGTATATATAGAATTATAAACTCTTTTGAAGCTGGACATCAAAATGAAGTGAAGATTCAGTTATCGTCGCTATTAAAGGGAGTTGTTTCTCAAATTTTATTACCTAATGCATCGGGAGTAGGTAGAGTTGCAGCAATGGAAATAATGGTGTGTACTCCTAGCATAAGAAATTTAATTAGAGAAGGAAACTATGAACAAATAAATAGCTTCATTCAAATGGGTTCTAAGTTTGGAATGCAGACAATAGAGATGGATTTAAGAAGGCTTGTAAATGACAATTTTATATCCAGACAAGAGTATGAAAAGTGGGTACAAAATGATAGGTAG
- the pilM gene encoding type IV pilus assembly protein PilM has translation MNIKNKKDDTKGNKKKLDIRNLLNMDIRDLKIKFSKKITVQNNFGRYEKKRKIIAFDIGSFNIKIVVGMYYKNDLTIDKYIVIPTPKDAIVDGEIKKEEELVIRLRKALNENVIKAKDAICTTNSTLIINREIIIPKVEEEEMNTVVRYEIQQYLPINLDDYVLQVTILNEEEIGGVEKLNVRVIAYPEKIAREYYNFLTKLDLKPYVLDVNYNAVNKFINMTEMNNKYEYNSRDSVAFIDMGASFIDVNIYRNGQLDFTRIIKAGGNDINNFFYEINGSKFEEIEELKLERVDLLDEEDSINIEVKHIVDEWIDKIEKIIQFYKNKSVDNNIERILIFGGCSKLRGFETYMTNKIGINTKRIKGISRMTFKFDDDNKPVDDFINVIGSVIRL, from the coding sequence ATGAATATTAAAAATAAGAAAGATGATACAAAAGGAAATAAAAAAAAATTAGATATCAGAAATTTGTTAAACATGGATATAAGAGATTTGAAAATAAAGTTTTCAAAAAAAATAACTGTGCAAAACAACTTTGGTAGATACGAGAAAAAAAGAAAAATTATAGCCTTCGATATAGGAAGTTTTAATATAAAAATAGTAGTTGGGATGTACTATAAAAATGATTTAACTATAGATAAATATATTGTAATACCAACTCCAAAAGATGCAATCGTAGATGGAGAAATTAAAAAAGAAGAAGAACTAGTAATTAGATTAAGGAAAGCCTTAAATGAAAATGTAATAAAAGCAAAAGATGCAATTTGTACTACTAATTCTACTTTAATTATAAATAGGGAAATTATAATTCCCAAAGTAGAAGAGGAAGAAATGAATACAGTTGTAAGATATGAAATTCAACAATATCTACCTATAAATTTAGATGATTATGTATTACAAGTTACTATATTAAATGAAGAAGAAATAGGTGGAGTAGAAAAGCTTAATGTACGTGTTATAGCATACCCAGAAAAAATAGCTAGGGAATATTATAACTTTTTGACAAAGTTAGATTTAAAACCTTATGTTTTAGATGTTAATTATAATGCAGTAAATAAATTTATTAATATGACAGAAATGAATAATAAATACGAATATAATTCAAGAGATTCAGTTGCTTTTATTGATATGGGAGCGAGCTTTATCGATGTTAATATATATAGAAATGGACAATTAGATTTTACCAGAATAATAAAAGCTGGTGGAAATGATATTAATAATTTTTTTTATGAAATCAATGGATCAAAATTTGAAGAAATAGAAGAACTAAAATTAGAAAGAGTAGATTTATTAGATGAAGAAGATTCCATAAATATAGAAGTTAAACATATTGTAGATGAATGGATAGACAAGATAGAAAAGATAATTCAATTTTATAAAAATAAGAGTGTAGATAATAATATTGAGAGAATTCTTATTTTTGGTGGTTGTTCAAAACTAAGGGGTTTTGAGACATATATGACAAATAAAATAGGAATAAATACAAAGAGAATAAAAGGAATTTCTAGAATGACCTTTAAGTTTGATGATGATAATAAACCTGTTGATGATTTTATCAATGTCATTGGATCAGTCATAAGACTTTAA